GGATAGCAGTAATCGGTTTCAGCTCGATTTTCTTTATCTTATCCCATCAGCCCTAAGGAGGCAAAAATGGACCCGATCATATTTCTCAAAGGCAAACGGCTGTATCTGCGGCCAATTCTAGAGCAGGACTTGGAAAAGCTGGTTATCTGGATCAATGATCCGGAAATCCGCCAGTTTCTGGCTGCTTACCTGCCCCAATCGCCAGAAGATGAGCGCCAGTGGCTGGAAGATTTAAGAAACAAAAAAGACACCCAACTGACTTTTTCCATTGTGCTTAAGAATGGCGACGAGTTAATTGGCGTCATCTCTTTGCACAACATCAACCACCGCCAAGGCACTGCCACAATGGGATTTTTCATCGGCAGAAAAGATCTCTGGAACAATGGTTATGGCTCAGAAGCAC
This Patescibacteria group bacterium DNA region includes the following protein-coding sequences:
- a CDS encoding GNAT family protein — protein: MDPIIFLKGKRLYLRPILEQDLEKLVIWINDPEIRQFLAAYLPQSPEDERQWLEDLRNKKDTQLTFSIVLKNGDELIGVISLHNINHRQGTATMGFFIGRKDLWNNGYGSEALIILLNYAFDTLNLRKVCSSVYAFNQRSLKAQQKCGFQIEGTLKQQRRYNYGWTDEILLAVFREDFLPPWQEFAKDLAA